From the genome of Streptococcus marmotae, one region includes:
- a CDS encoding IS1182 family transposase — MYKQYNTNQLSLELNIAWDLPATHEARLISQFVDTIPQSVLLEETSHTGRPAFHPAMLLKMTLFAYARQVFSGRKIVQMNEEVIPMKWLSQDTYVCYRTINSFRASTHANQLIKTAFIYFTLLLRENGLIEDKALFIDGTKVEADANKYSFTWKKAVERYEDALNGNISALYDKLVQEGVDTALSKEECLTSEGLNQLLQETEQVLDELENAISQEPKVSKGGSANRQKRRRIKKLKRKLKEDFLVRKQKYERDKQILQERNSYSKTDPDATFMRMKEDHMRNGQLKPGYNLQLGTNSQFALAYGLYPNPTDTRTLKPFLQSIQTLELFQHIVADAGYGSEENYSFIVDVLEKTPLIPYGTYQKEQKKSYKKSDANPENWTYLEDSDQWIKPDGVVYSFKNYSRRTEKYGFEKDSKIYEADPVQASEELDQLARTEKGNLKQIQYNPTWNYFKNLAKEELTSKEGARIYAKRKVDVEPVFGRMKGVFGVRRVHVRGQKVVETEIGFLLMSMNLTKLAKKLVQYNRDKNKNTNSSAGFHQNQLESICVFYLLASFCPASFLS; from the coding sequence ATGTATAAACAGTATAACACAAATCAGCTTAGTTTGGAATTAAATATCGCTTGGGACTTACCTGCTACACATGAGGCACGTCTGATTAGTCAGTTTGTGGATACTATTCCTCAATCCGTTCTCCTAGAAGAAACTTCCCACACAGGTCGTCCTGCCTTTCATCCAGCGATGTTGCTCAAAATGACCCTGTTCGCCTATGCTCGCCAAGTTTTCTCTGGTAGAAAAATTGTCCAAATGAATGAGGAAGTCATTCCTATGAAATGGCTGAGTCAAGATACCTACGTCTGTTATCGAACCATAAATAGTTTTCGGGCCTCTACACACGCCAACCAGCTTATCAAAACTGCTTTCATCTACTTTACTCTCCTCCTCAGAGAGAATGGATTGATTGAAGATAAAGCTCTCTTCATTGACGGGACTAAGGTAGAAGCTGATGCCAACAAGTATTCTTTCACGTGGAAAAAGGCCGTTGAGCGCTATGAAGATGCCTTGAATGGAAACATTTCTGCCCTCTATGACAAGCTAGTCCAAGAAGGGGTGGATACTGCCTTGTCCAAGGAAGAATGTCTCACTAGCGAAGGACTAAACCAACTCCTACAAGAGACCGAACAAGTACTAGATGAGTTGGAAAATGCTATCTCACAAGAGCCTAAAGTCAGTAAAGGTGGATCGGCTAACAGACAGAAACGAAGAAGAATTAAGAAACTCAAGAGAAAGTTGAAAGAGGATTTTCTTGTTCGGAAACAAAAGTACGAACGAGATAAACAGATTTTACAAGAGCGAAATTCCTATTCTAAAACAGATCCTGATGCGACGTTTATGAGGATGAAAGAGGATCATATGAGGAATGGTCAGCTCAAACCTGGTTACAACCTTCAACTTGGTACAAATAGCCAGTTTGCCTTAGCTTACGGATTGTATCCGAATCCAACTGACACTCGTACACTCAAACCTTTTCTTCAATCCATCCAAACCTTAGAACTCTTTCAACACATTGTTGCGGATGCAGGTTATGGTAGTGAAGAAAATTACAGCTTTATCGTTGATGTTCTGGAGAAAACGCCTCTAATTCCCTACGGAACATATCAGAAAGAGCAGAAGAAAAGCTACAAGAAGAGTGATGCCAATCCTGAAAACTGGACTTACCTAGAAGATTCTGACCAGTGGATAAAACCAGATGGAGTTGTCTACTCGTTTAAGAATTATTCACGAAGAACGGAAAAGTATGGATTTGAGAAAGATAGTAAGATTTACGAAGCTGATCCTGTACAAGCTAGTGAAGAGTTAGACCAATTAGCACGGACAGAGAAAGGAAACCTCAAACAAATTCAGTATAATCCTACGTGGAACTATTTCAAGAACTTAGCCAAAGAGGAATTGACAAGTAAAGAGGGAGCCCGCATTTATGCCAAACGCAAGGTGGATGTCGAACCTGTATTTGGTAGGATGAAGGGTGTTTTTGGCGTACGCAGAGTGCATGTCAGAGGTCAAAAAGTGGTTGAAACTGAGATAGGATTCCTCCTAATGAGCATGAATCTCACGAAATTGGCTAAGAAATTAGTCCAATATAATAGAGACAAAAATAAAAACACAAATAGTTCGGCAGGATTTCATCAAAATCAGCTTGAATCTATATGTGTTTTTTATTTACTGGCTAGTTTTTGCCCAGCCTCGTTTTTATCTTGA
- a CDS encoding aspartate/glutamate racemase family protein — MATLERLIKMDQHHYTYLDNPQKIDRSHHVVPTPVAGIALGIIAIDFDYVKMPGNVVNATTFNFPVLYEVIDIEIEDLFQGKVEVLPAIIEAAQRLEKKGVRAIVGACGYFNHFQEEIKHAVSIPVYLSSVLQIPLIKMGLNAEQKIAVLVADGNGANRDFFQKAHAKIEDCIVKEIGSLESFAPIRWNQTHLDHEKLGNDLADVVENLRKEHPDIGAILLECSDLPPYAAKIQSRVGLPVFDFITLINWLHQSLVQRPYYGYL; from the coding sequence ATGGCAACTTTAGAAAGGCTGATTAAGATGGACCAACACCACTATACTTATCTAGACAATCCACAAAAAATAGACCGCTCCCATCACGTTGTACCGACGCCCGTTGCAGGAATCGCTCTTGGTATCATTGCCATTGATTTCGACTATGTCAAAATGCCTGGTAATGTCGTCAACGCAACAACCTTTAACTTTCCAGTTCTATACGAAGTTATCGACATTGAAATTGAGGATCTTTTCCAAGGAAAAGTTGAGGTTTTGCCAGCAATTATTGAAGCTGCCCAACGGTTAGAAAAGAAAGGTGTGCGGGCTATTGTTGGTGCCTGTGGCTATTTCAATCATTTCCAAGAAGAAATTAAACACGCAGTCTCTATCCCTGTCTATCTTTCAAGCGTCCTTCAGATTCCTCTTATCAAGATGGGATTAAACGCCGAGCAAAAAATTGCCGTTTTGGTAGCTGATGGCAACGGTGCCAATCGTGACTTTTTCCAAAAAGCCCATGCTAAAATTGAAGACTGTATCGTCAAAGAAATCGGTAGCCTAGAAAGTTTTGCTCCAATCCGCTGGAATCAGACGCATCTAGATCATGAAAAATTAGGGAACGACTTGGCGGATGTGGTTGAAAACCTACGGAAAGAGCATCCAGACATCGGAGCTATTCTGCTCGAATGCAGCGACCTTCCTCCATATGCGGCAAAAATCCAATCCCGTGTGGGACTGCCTGTTTTTGATTTTATCACTCTTATTAACTGGCTGCATCAAAGTCTCGTTCAGCGTCCCTACTACGGTTATCTATAA
- a CDS encoding NAD/NADP octopine/nopaline dehydrogenase family protein, translating to MDIQELKNHPIAVLGAGAVGKAVAADSVLAGNTVHLYELPEFASFTLKDIDKTGITIAHTGQNNLFAFERSGKAHFDLVTTDIAEAVKGTRLVLVTVPSVAHDTFFEKLVPILEDGMIVHIIPDNFGSLKLRKKMRELNCQKDIIVGGWSSAPYGSRIIKEGGVLTPKIELKYRAITLRGASLPSTDQYAFLESSKAIGSFDAITHGQGVTGGKTVLDIGFSNVNPVLHVPGTILGAGVMENWGRIFGGNDKYSYSIYSHAYSESVAEVQYAFYLEQVELAEKIGVDLQRYPKKNFLSRTSILGPEYMGDDCIIPFEEQFPMAYGTGPFSIHDRYITEDIPVGCHLYHELGKKYGVSTPVIDSMITLGSVMTGQNFYDKGLTLDDLDLAHLSSDEILDYLENGNFRKAD from the coding sequence ATGGATATTCAAGAATTAAAAAATCATCCCATTGCAGTATTAGGAGCCGGAGCAGTCGGAAAGGCTGTCGCAGCGGATTCTGTTCTCGCAGGCAATACCGTTCATCTTTATGAATTACCAGAATTTGCCTCCTTCACCCTCAAAGACATTGACAAAACGGGAATTACAATTGCTCATACAGGTCAAAATAACCTTTTTGCTTTTGAACGAAGCGGAAAAGCGCATTTTGACCTTGTAACAACAGATATTGCTGAAGCGGTAAAAGGAACTCGCCTTGTCCTTGTCACCGTTCCATCTGTCGCTCACGATACTTTTTTTGAGAAATTAGTTCCTATTTTAGAAGATGGCATGATTGTTCATATCATCCCTGACAACTTTGGAAGTCTCAAGTTGCGGAAAAAAATGCGCGAATTAAACTGTCAAAAAGACATCATTGTCGGTGGCTGGTCTAGTGCCCCATACGGCTCTCGCATCATTAAAGAAGGCGGCGTTTTGACGCCAAAAATTGAACTAAAATACCGAGCAATCACCCTGCGTGGGGCTAGCCTTCCAAGTACCGACCAATATGCCTTTTTGGAAAGTTCCAAGGCTATCGGTAGCTTCGATGCTATCACTCATGGCCAAGGAGTAACGGGCGGAAAAACGGTTCTTGACATCGGTTTTAGCAATGTCAACCCTGTCCTCCATGTGCCAGGAACGATCTTAGGTGCCGGCGTGATGGAAAACTGGGGACGAATCTTTGGAGGCAATGATAAATATTCTTATTCTATCTATTCCCATGCTTATAGCGAATCTGTCGCCGAGGTCCAATATGCCTTTTATCTGGAACAAGTTGAATTAGCAGAAAAAATCGGCGTAGACTTGCAACGCTACCCTAAGAAAAACTTTTTATCACGTACCAGTATCTTAGGACCTGAGTATATGGGAGATGACTGCATTATTCCTTTTGAAGAACAATTTCCTATGGCTTATGGTACAGGGCCATTTAGCATCCACGATCGTTATATCACAGAAGACATTCCAGTCGGATGCCATCTCTACCATGAATTAGGGAAAAAGTACGGTGTTTCAACTCCGGTTATCGACAGTATGATTACTCTTGGATCTGTGATGACCGGACAAAATTTCTATGATAAAGGATTGACGCTGGACGATCTAGATTTAGCACATCTCTCTTCTGACGAAATTCTAGATTATCTTGAAAATGGCAACTTTAGAAAGGCTGATTAA
- the gap gene encoding type I glyceraldehyde-3-phosphate dehydrogenase gives MVVKVGINGFGRIGRLAFRRIQNVEGVEVTRINDLTDPVMLAHLLKYDTTQGRFDGTVEVKDGGFEVNGKFVKVSAEREPGNIDWATDGVDIVLEATGFFASKEKAEQHIHANGAKKVVITAPGGNNVKTVVFNTNHEILDGTETVISGASCTTNCLAPMAKALQDNFGVVQGLMTTIHAYTGDQMILDGPHRGGDLRRARAGAANIVPNSTGAAKAIGLVIPELNGKLDGAAQRVPSPTGSVTELVTVLEKNVTVDEVNAAMKAAANDSYGYTEDPIVSSDIVGMAYGSLFDATQTKVLDVDGKQLVKVVSWYDNEMSYTAQLVRTLEYFAKIAK, from the coding sequence ATGGTAGTTAAAGTTGGTATTAACGGTTTCGGTCGTATCGGACGTCTTGCATTCCGTCGTATCCAAAACGTAGAAGGTGTTGAAGTTACTCGTATCAACGACCTTACAGATCCAGTTATGCTTGCACACTTGTTGAAATACGACACAACTCAAGGTCGTTTCGACGGTACTGTGGAAGTAAAAGACGGTGGATTTGAAGTTAATGGTAAATTTGTCAAAGTTTCTGCTGAACGCGAACCAGGAAACATTGACTGGGCTACTGATGGTGTAGACATCGTTCTTGAAGCAACTGGTTTCTTTGCATCTAAAGAAAAAGCTGAGCAACACATCCATGCTAACGGTGCGAAAAAAGTTGTTATCACTGCACCTGGTGGAAACAACGTGAAAACAGTTGTATTCAACACAAACCACGAAATTCTTGATGGTACTGAAACAGTTATCTCTGGTGCATCATGTACTACAAACTGCTTGGCTCCAATGGCTAAAGCACTTCAAGACAACTTCGGTGTTGTTCAAGGTTTGATGACAACTATCCACGCTTACACTGGTGACCAAATGATCCTTGACGGACCACACCGTGGTGGTGACCTTCGCCGTGCCCGTGCTGGTGCTGCAAACATTGTTCCTAACTCAACTGGTGCTGCAAAAGCTATCGGTCTTGTAATCCCAGAATTGAACGGTAAATTGGACGGAGCTGCTCAACGCGTTCCTTCACCAACTGGATCAGTAACTGAATTGGTAACTGTTCTTGAGAAAAATGTAACGGTTGATGAAGTAAATGCTGCAATGAAAGCTGCTGCAAACGATTCATACGGTTACACTGAAGATCCAATCGTTTCTTCAGATATCGTAGGTATGGCTTACGGTTCATTGTTTGACGCAACTCAAACAAAAGTTCTTGATGTTGACGGTAAACAATTGGTGAAAGTTGTATCTTGGTATGATAACGAAATGTCATACACTGCTCAATTGGTTCGTACACTTGAGTACTTTGCAAAAATTGCAAAATAA
- a CDS encoding phosphoglycerate kinase, with product MAKLTVKDVDLKGKKVLVRVDFNVPLKDGVITNDNRISAALPTIKYILEQGGRAVLFSHLGRVKEEADKEGKSLAPVAANLAEKLGQDVVFIPGATRGAELEAAINALEDGQVLLVENTRFEDVDGKKESKNDAELGQYWASLGDGIFVNDAFGTAHRAHASNVGISANVEKAVAGFLLENEIAYIQEAVENPVRPFVAILGGSKVSDKIGVIENLLEKADKVLIGGGMTYTFYKAQGIEIGNSLVEEDKLDVAKALLEKANGKLILPVDSKEANAFADYTEVRDTDAEAVSEGFLGLDIGPKSIAKFDEALTGAKTVVWNGPMGVFENPDFQAGTIGVMDAIVKQPEVKSIIGGGDSAAAAINLGRADKFSWISTGGGASMELLEGKVLPGLSALTEK from the coding sequence ATGGCAAAACTTACTGTAAAAGACGTTGACTTGAAAGGCAAGAAAGTCCTTGTCCGTGTTGACTTTAACGTTCCTTTGAAAGACGGCGTGATTACAAATGACAACCGTATTTCAGCAGCCCTTCCTACTATCAAGTATATCCTTGAGCAAGGTGGACGTGCGGTGCTCTTCTCTCACCTTGGACGTGTGAAAGAAGAAGCGGATAAAGAAGGCAAATCGCTTGCACCAGTTGCTGCGAACTTGGCAGAAAAATTAGGGCAAGATGTTGTCTTCATCCCAGGTGCAACTCGTGGGGCAGAACTTGAAGCGGCAATCAATGCGCTTGAAGATGGACAAGTTCTTTTGGTTGAAAACACTCGTTTTGAAGATGTTGACGGCAAGAAAGAGTCAAAAAATGATGCAGAACTTGGTCAATACTGGGCTTCTCTTGGAGATGGAATTTTCGTTAACGATGCCTTTGGTACAGCTCACCGCGCACACGCTTCAAACGTAGGTATCTCAGCAAATGTTGAAAAAGCCGTTGCAGGTTTCCTTCTTGAAAATGAAATTGCCTATATCCAAGAAGCGGTTGAAAATCCAGTTCGTCCATTTGTGGCAATTCTTGGTGGTTCAAAAGTTTCTGATAAGATTGGTGTCATTGAAAACCTTCTTGAAAAAGCTGATAAAGTCCTTATCGGTGGAGGTATGACTTACACATTCTACAAAGCACAAGGTATTGAAATCGGAAATTCACTTGTAGAAGAAGATAAATTAGATGTAGCAAAAGCTCTTCTTGAAAAAGCAAATGGTAAATTGATCTTACCGGTTGACTCAAAAGAAGCAAATGCTTTTGCTGACTACACAGAAGTCCGTGATACAGATGCTGAAGCCGTTTCTGAAGGCTTCCTTGGTCTTGACATCGGTCCAAAATCCATTGCGAAATTTGATGAAGCTCTTACAGGTGCGAAAACAGTTGTTTGGAACGGTCCTATGGGTGTCTTTGAAAATCCTGACTTCCAAGCTGGAACAATCGGTGTGATGGATGCGATTGTCAAACAACCAGAAGTGAAATCAATCATCGGTGGTGGTGACTCAGCTGCAGCTGCCATCAACCTTGGTCGTGCAGATAAATTCTCATGGATTTCTACAGGTGGTGGAGCTTCAATGGAGCTTCTTGAAGGTAAAGTATTACCAGGCTTGTCTGCATTGACAGAAAAATAA
- a CDS encoding FUSC family protein: MFKKYRFNPKEFKLGMRTLKSGIAVFLVILLFAFSSRQGAQIAALTAVFSLREDFDKSVHFGASRILGNSIGGVYALIFFILNQIFHEHVLVTIFVVPVCVMLTIMTNVAMNNKPGIIGGVAALLIITLSIPSGNAIQYVFIRVFETFVGVFIAILVNSDIDRLKKRLQSERCKKI; the protein is encoded by the coding sequence ATGTTTAAAAAATATCGATTTAATCCCAAGGAATTTAAGTTGGGAATGCGAACCTTGAAATCAGGAATAGCGGTCTTTTTGGTTATCCTGCTATTTGCATTTTCTAGCCGACAAGGAGCTCAAATTGCAGCTCTGACAGCCGTTTTTAGCCTGCGTGAGGATTTTGATAAAAGTGTGCATTTTGGCGCATCTAGGATTCTAGGAAATTCGATTGGTGGTGTCTATGCCCTTATCTTTTTTATCTTAAATCAAATTTTTCATGAGCATGTACTAGTTACGATTTTTGTGGTGCCGGTGTGTGTCATGTTAACGATTATGACAAATGTGGCCATGAATAACAAACCTGGGATTATCGGAGGGGTAGCTGCCTTGCTGATTATCACCTTATCGATTCCGTCTGGGAATGCGATTCAATATGTTTTTATTCGTGTCTTTGAGACGTTTGTTGGGGTGTTTATTGCGATTTTGGTTAATTCGGATATTGATAGACTAAAAAAGCGATTACAAAGCGAACGATGTAAGAAAATATGA
- a CDS encoding MerR family transcriptional regulator, with protein sequence MREKEFRRSLAVFPIGSVMKLTDLTARQIRYYEEQGLIHPDRNEGNRRLYSLNDMDQLLEIKDFLNEGLNIAAIKKEYANRQAKPQRESETLTDEDVRRILRDELRNQGRFSNPTSIFR encoded by the coding sequence ATGAGAGAAAAAGAATTTCGTAGATCTTTAGCGGTCTTTCCAATTGGTAGTGTGATGAAATTGACAGACTTAACGGCGCGTCAAATCCGCTATTATGAAGAACAGGGTTTGATTCACCCAGATCGAAATGAGGGCAACCGTAGACTCTATTCATTGAATGATATGGATCAATTGCTGGAAATCAAGGATTTTCTTAATGAGGGTCTTAATATCGCAGCAATTAAGAAAGAGTATGCCAACCGCCAGGCTAAGCCTCAGAGGGAATCTGAAACACTGACAGATGAAGATGTGCGCCGTATTCTCCGGGATGAACTCCGCAACCAAGGGCGCTTTTCTAACCCTACTAGTATCTTTCGTTAG
- the glnA gene encoding type I glutamate--ammonia ligase codes for MSITVADIKRDIQEKNVTFIRLMFTDILGIMKNVEIPATDEQVDKVLSNKAMFDGSSIEGFVRINESDMYLYPDLNTWTIFPWGDENGRVAGLICDIYTTEGEPFLGDPRGNLKKALRHMEQLGFTSFNLGPEPEFFLFKMDENGNPTLEVNDKGGYFDLAPTDLADNTRREIVNVLTQMGFEVEASHHEVAVGQHEIDFKYADVLKACDNIQIFKLVVKTIARKHGLYATFMAKPKFGIAGSGMHCNMSLFDSEGNNAFYDPADSNGMQLSETAYHFLGGLMKHAYSYTAIMNPTVNSYKRLVPGFEAPVYIAWAGRNRSPLIRVPASRGMGTRLELRSVDPTANPYLAMAVLLESGLDGVENKIKAPAPVESNIYAMTESERQRAGIVDLPSTLHNAIKALQKDEVVKAALGNHIFINFVEAKKIEWASYATYVSQWEIDHYLDLY; via the coding sequence ATGTCAATTACAGTAGCGGATATCAAACGGGATATTCAAGAAAAGAATGTGACTTTCATTCGCTTGATGTTTACAGATATCTTAGGAATTATGAAAAATGTTGAAATTCCAGCCACTGATGAGCAAGTAGATAAGGTGTTGTCAAATAAGGCGATGTTTGACGGCTCTTCTATTGAAGGATTTGTCCGAATCAATGAGTCAGATATGTATCTGTATCCGGATTTGAATACATGGACTATTTTCCCTTGGGGTGATGAAAACGGTCGTGTTGCGGGTTTAATTTGTGATATTTATACGACAGAGGGCGAACCATTTTTAGGAGATCCTCGTGGAAATCTGAAAAAGGCCTTGCGTCATATGGAACAATTAGGCTTCACATCGTTTAATCTAGGCCCAGAGCCAGAATTTTTCCTCTTTAAAATGGACGAAAATGGCAATCCAACACTTGAAGTAAATGATAAGGGTGGATATTTTGACCTTGCACCGACGGACCTTGCGGATAATACACGCCGTGAGATTGTCAATGTCTTGACACAAATGGGCTTTGAAGTAGAGGCTAGTCACCATGAGGTAGCAGTAGGGCAGCACGAAATTGACTTTAAGTATGCGGATGTTTTAAAAGCCTGTGACAATATTCAGATTTTCAAATTGGTTGTCAAAACGATTGCTCGTAAGCACGGTCTATACGCAACTTTTATGGCTAAGCCGAAATTTGGTATTGCGGGTTCTGGAATGCACTGCAATATGTCCTTGTTTGATAGCGAAGGAAACAATGCCTTTTATGATCCAGCAGATTCTAATGGGATGCAGTTGTCAGAAACGGCCTATCATTTCTTAGGAGGCTTGATGAAGCATGCGTACAGTTATACAGCGATTATGAATCCGACAGTTAACTCTTATAAGCGTTTGGTACCAGGATTTGAAGCACCTGTTTATATCGCTTGGGCTGGTCGCAATCGTTCGCCATTGATTCGTGTCCCTGCCTCTCGTGGTATGGGAACGCGTTTGGAGTTGCGCTCGGTTGATCCAACTGCTAACCCGTATTTAGCCATGGCAGTCTTGTTGGAGTCTGGTTTGGATGGTGTCGAAAATAAGATTAAAGCGCCAGCGCCAGTAGAATCGAATATCTATGCGATGACTGAATCAGAGCGCCAACGTGCAGGAATTGTTGATTTACCATCTACCTTGCATAATGCGATTAAGGCCTTGCAAAAAGATGAGGTTGTCAAAGCTGCTCTTGGAAATCATATTTTTATCAACTTCGTGGAAGCCAAGAAAATCGAATGGGCTAGCTATGCGACCTATGTATCACAATGGGAAATTGACCACTACCTAGACTTGTATTAA
- a CDS encoding ABC transporter ATP-binding protein — translation MKDVITLQQLVKVYKDVPTVDLEQITVHEGEIYGFLGPNGAGKTTTMKMILSLVSPTSGQIFVNGQPIDQKGQYLGQIGSMIEEPSYYPNLTAYENLLVFQKMLGFDKKQIWPTLKLVGLADEKNRKKLVKAYSLGMKQRLALAFALVKKPKILLLDEPTNGLDPAGIHEIRELIVKLAKEEGLTVFISSHILSEIEHIADRVGIINHGRLVYEGEINAIKAKTWIEIGGDFSNGSVLEYLKEFGHLTILEYSPDRVKLADLEDEDVADLVNCLVGHHVRIFHVSRERENLEDIFLTLTKEG, via the coding sequence ATGAAAGATGTGATCACGTTACAGCAGTTAGTAAAGGTTTATAAGGATGTTCCAACTGTTGATTTGGAGCAGATTACGGTACATGAAGGGGAAATTTATGGCTTTCTTGGCCCAAATGGTGCTGGTAAAACAACGACCATGAAAATGATTTTGTCGTTGGTTTCACCGACTTCTGGTCAGATTTTTGTTAATGGTCAGCCGATTGATCAAAAGGGACAGTATTTAGGTCAAATAGGATCAATGATTGAGGAACCTTCGTATTATCCGAATTTGACAGCCTATGAAAATCTGCTAGTTTTTCAGAAAATGCTTGGTTTTGACAAGAAACAGATTTGGCCGACATTGAAATTAGTCGGGTTGGCAGATGAAAAAAATCGCAAGAAATTAGTAAAAGCCTATTCTTTAGGAATGAAGCAACGCTTGGCTTTAGCCTTTGCATTAGTTAAGAAACCAAAAATTTTACTCTTAGATGAGCCGACCAATGGCTTGGATCCTGCCGGGATTCATGAAATTCGAGAGTTAATCGTTAAACTGGCTAAAGAGGAAGGTTTAACCGTCTTTATTTCGAGCCATATTCTCTCTGAAATTGAGCACATCGCTGATCGAGTAGGCATTATCAATCATGGGCGCTTGGTTTACGAAGGAGAAATTAACGCAATTAAAGCCAAGACATGGATTGAGATCGGTGGTGATTTTTCAAATGGGTCTGTTCTGGAGTATCTGAAAGAGTTTGGCCATTTGACTATTTTAGAATACAGTCCTGATCGTGTGAAGCTAGCTGATTTGGAGGACGAAGATGTAGCTGATTTGGTCAACTGCTTGGTGGGTCATCATGTTCGGATTTTCCATGTTTCTCGTGAAAGAGAAAACTTGGAAGATATCTTTCTGACGTTGACGAAGGAGGGGTAA
- a CDS encoding ABC transporter permease has translation MLKAIQIEWLKSKRTKSLMTSMAIILSGIVWTVAVSRVDGQGVESFFDNQDTHALILPLAISIFVSRIVFNEKEGRTFKLQASNGNGLQTVFHDKLWFASLFFVLMAILYSMIIFLYIVAIRGASVAIQLVGIQIATLSLASFVQVCLYLTLALSMEKPGGVLALGFIGSFLGLIFQSQTNKLWSFLIPWDGASFLSVYKFGFDPKADQGFYTVDSQLALKITIYTLYALACYLLARKMMLKKKGELL, from the coding sequence ATGTTAAAAGCAATTCAAATTGAATGGTTAAAGAGCAAGCGGACGAAATCATTGATGACTTCAATGGCGATTATCTTGAGTGGAATAGTGTGGACGGTTGCGGTATCAAGAGTAGATGGCCAGGGAGTGGAATCGTTTTTTGACAATCAAGATACTCATGCTTTGATCCTTCCTTTGGCAATTAGTATTTTTGTTTCCCGCATTGTTTTTAACGAAAAAGAAGGTCGAACCTTTAAGTTACAAGCCAGTAATGGGAATGGTTTACAGACTGTATTTCATGATAAGTTATGGTTTGCAAGTTTATTTTTTGTCTTAATGGCTATTCTTTATTCGATGATTATTTTCTTGTATATTGTAGCTATTCGAGGAGCTTCGGTCGCTATTCAGCTAGTGGGGATTCAAATTGCAACACTTTCACTAGCAAGTTTTGTGCAGGTTTGTTTGTACCTGACCTTAGCCCTGTCTATGGAAAAACCGGGAGGTGTACTTGCTTTAGGATTTATCGGTTCGTTTTTGGGGCTGATTTTTCAATCACAGACCAACAAGTTATGGTCTTTTCTAATTCCTTGGGATGGGGCAAGTTTCTTATCCGTTTATAAATTTGGTTTTGATCCAAAGGCTGATCAAGGATTTTACACAGTAGATAGCCAGTTAGCCTTGAAAATAACAATCTATACTCTCTATGCACTTGCTTGCTATTTGCTTGCACGGAAGATGATGTTGAAAAAGAAAGGAGAATTGCTATGA
- a CDS encoding ABC transporter permease, translating to MQYIVAEWRKLHKVQLGLIGLLMLGIPSVIGFGIYYMNRAVFIEDTQSIVMWGQLTFYYSQIFYPALLAIFVGLCFMPEFERTTLEMLRANHVSIKKLVVSKLLNLLLLLLPIQLLLVVFWLFALWLDQITVFSELVLHLKWIFLSLIGSLGILSLQAYLFVKTRNIAKSVAYAAMGAVGGFVLLFIGDRLPLFYPYSQPMIALRSRALVDFPRSELVLFVGINLLYCAVFYGLTVRELQKRP from the coding sequence ATACAGTATATCGTTGCTGAGTGGCGAAAATTACATAAAGTGCAGCTTGGACTGATTGGGTTACTCATGCTAGGTATTCCCAGTGTTATAGGATTTGGGATTTATTATATGAATCGCGCCGTTTTTATTGAAGATACACAGTCTATCGTGATGTGGGGGCAGCTGACCTTCTACTATAGTCAGATTTTCTATCCAGCCCTGTTGGCCATCTTCGTCGGCCTCTGTTTTATGCCAGAATTTGAAAGAACGACGTTAGAAATGTTACGGGCGAATCATGTATCAATTAAAAAACTTGTAGTGAGCAAATTGCTTAACTTGCTCCTTCTGTTACTCCCTATTCAACTATTGTTGGTTGTGTTTTGGTTGTTTGCTCTATGGCTTGATCAGATAACCGTCTTTTCTGAACTTGTACTTCATTTAAAGTGGATTTTTCTGTCACTTATAGGTTCTCTCGGTATTTTGAGTTTACAGGCGTATTTATTTGTCAAGACACGAAATATTGCTAAATCAGTTGCTTATGCGGCTATGGGAGCTGTTGGCGGATTTGTTTTGCTTTTTATAGGGGATAGGTTGCCGTTATTTTATCCCTATTCACAACCGATGATTGCGCTTCGTAGTCGAGCTTTGGTGGATTTTCCTCGTTCAGAATTGGTATTATTTGTCGGGATAAATCTTCTATATTGTGCTGTATTTTATGGCTTGACAGTCAGAGAGCTTCAAAAACGGCCGTAG